From the Plutella xylostella chromosome 5, ilPluXylo3.1, whole genome shotgun sequence genome, the window CATTTTAGCGCGAGGCCTTTTTGTTTGGAATGCAAAATCAGAACTCAAGATAAATGTCAGGATGACAGTTGACAGGATACAAGGAGTCTGTGGACGTGTGGTTGACActtgacattgacagtttTACCACGACTCGGCGGACTCGGCTTTTGGCTTTGCCTTGGGGAAAAATAACCGGCTTTAATTTGTATGTAATTTGCAAATTTACCAATAAAGTCAACgagaaatttaataatataaatcaaaatgGGTAAGTGGTGTTTGTAGGCAAAGTATGTGACCGGGtgtatgtaaaatttatttcatgttATCATGTTTTGTTTCAGCGGTTAACAGTGCCACGTCTTTCGCGATTTCCTCAATTCTCACGCTGCTGATCTTCTCGGGGATGCAGATGTACAAGCCACTGCTCGTGAAGTCGCCGGTCACCATTATTTTCGGAGGCTACCTGGGCTCCGTCATGTTCATGTTCTTCGTCACTGTATCCTTTTACAATTGCTCATATCTGTCAAAGAATAGATAAAAAGAAGCAGAATTAAGGATCAGCAGAGCAAGATCCTTAATTCTGCTGGgttttaagtatataaaaaggCTAATTTTAATGATAAAGAAGGCTAAGGTGAGAAAATTATATGGTGCTACTTGGAGGGTGCTATGTCCACtagatgattattggctgatcaagattgaatttattttaattaataaatatcatTCCTCTACATCAGGAGTGGTTATGGCTATAATGCCGATTATCCAGATTGTACTATCTATACTTAAATCTCCTTTCTAAGGTTTCAAGAACCAATgacaattttaaatcatacaGGGTTTTCTAGAAAATGGTAGATGTTGGGTTCAACCAAGTTAGATGCCATTACAGTTATATACTATACTACTTGAGGTTTCAGAGATAATATTCAATTAGAATTATTTTCCTTACATAAACATGCCCCAGGCTATTGGCAACCTGGAAGCAACCTTGTTTGGTAAGAGCTTCCAGCTGAAGCTGCCGGAGATCCTGATCTCCATGGTGATATCCCTGGTGGCGGCCGGCATGGTGCACCGGATCTGCTTCACCACATGGTTAGTAGAATAATATCACacaattatttacatactAGCTTTTCCCACCTCTGCTTTAATTTAAAGCTTCACTTACAATTTTGGCCCTTGAGTACATCAACAAACCCGTGCATCATTTATTTGGTTGTATGCTTTGATGTTCCGCTTATTTaccatttataattttcattttcagtttGATATTCTCGATCGTGACCATCTACTACATGAACCGGTTGTCTCAGAAGGAGTatgccgccaccgccgccgtcgcAGCGCCCGTCAAGGGTCGTCGGCACAAATAACTCTAATTCCATACACAGAGACTTTACTTTAAAGGTAAACAACCAAAATGGGCCTTTTTATTAGAATACATTCTTAAAATAgattttagaataaaatataggaACTGATGTAATACAAACTGAAGCAATaaccatttattttagatGTGGTTAATTTCTTTAATGTTAGGTTTATTGTATAAAGTCACCtcaagattgtttaccttttaaGCCAAGTTTAAAAAAAGGAATATAGAGCCCCTTACGCCTACTTTATAAGTCTCAAATTTTATACcgtataataaatttaattcttaATTTTAATCTGTTTGTTTGGTTCCATCATCAGCATTTTTCTACATGTGGTAGGGTAAGACCTCGTCCACGACGCcagcgggcggcgcggcggcatGCAACAGTATTATTTACTGAGTGTATTGTAGGTATGCTGAACTGGAGTATAGACGCGGCAGATATTGGAGAAAATGGCGATCGTTACATAAGTGGGAATAGGAAAGGAATTATGAAACCTACGATTAGAGCGGGAGACCATGAGCCcatccgccattttcatattacaTCTTTACAATCGGGTAGGATAAAATCCCCTGACAAGTAAACCAATATCTGACGATCCCCCCTTTATAACAAGAATAATAGATACTAAAAATACTTGAATAAtatatgaataatttattaaaataaactaacatTTCTCTTAACATTTAGATTGTTGTCTGAGTTAGCtaattacattatatttaaattagttttatgATCGTATCAAAAAGAAAAGGTATACATCTCAAAAACATGAAATTGTTCTTTAGTACCAAGGGTACATGGGTATGTGATTGTAAACATTAAATCAAAATAGACAAAAAATAACTACAGGAATAGATTGATATTAGGTATCAGTAATTCTTCTCTGAATAACAAAATTGTCTGGTTATATGTTTCGGTTCACAAAAGATGACCAAAATATGGCGGCACAATACTGTCGGAAACCTACGAGCTACGTaagtaacaaaattatttcagAAATATTGTCAACTCACCTGAACCAAACTGACTACACGCCATTGCACCTAGgccagtaggtaggtacaataaatacaGAGTAAGTAGATACAAAGACTGGGAAATAGCTCAGACAGACCATCTTAATTAAACAAatcaacattaaaaaacagtaaatatattatttaaatatattaactGACAATCGCTTACAGAAATGTTAATCATTTTAGTAACagtattttgttcaataatgACACCTACTTTACTATGAATATAATAAGTTTCAGATCGAAATAACTATctacttttaatatttaatcaaaTGGAAGTAGCAGTGATTTGATTACGAATCGTTAAGTTTAACTAGAGTAAgttaactataaatattttaataactaataattcAATGTATCCCACCTAATATAGGGCACGGACATAAACATTTTTGTATTGCTTAACTTTGAACATGATTTGTTAATATTGCACAAACATCTCTTTGTAAATCAGCAACTACCTATTTCTAATGCTAGAGCTGCATGACTGTACAAATAACACAACACTACAATACAGTGTTTATGCAGACTCTCTAGATACCTGTTAGTTTTATAATAGAATATAGCTTTTGagtagtaaatataaatagggCAGTGTTCgcctttttattacaaaagtgAACTGCCTCATAGCAATCAATAGTTATGTGTTACCTATATACGAGCTATATACTTAACAAAAGATAATAATtcattacttaattataaccTCATCATCAGACATCAgaataatttatcattttaaaTATAGCTAAGCTACTCTTAGTAATACTTTGTTTTTCACACATAAATCAAAAAAATCCGTTtacaatataggtaatacctaatttttataaacttagTTTTGTCATGTTACAGATAACAGCTCTTGTAAACTTTTCATAATGAGTCACCCCTGTTTGTTCTACTACATGTAGTTTGTATGGATGAATCATACCTAAATTACATTccttaaagataaaatatttactcattgcttgcaaattattatagTGAATCAGCACAGAATGTAAAGACAACAGAAAAATATCTGTAAGACAGGTTACAAGTTTGGCACAATGTACAATGGAATCGAGGTGTCTGTACACATACAGTAGGAATTTAATGAAGACATCGTGAAGTTGATTACACAAACTAAAAAGTAATTAGCATAATTCTTGATAATTTCATTCATGTTACAAAACTATTCTTTTTACACCAATCTTTATCACagactaattataaaaatataaggcACAACAATTTTAGACTTCACAATGATATACTACTTAATATGGACGGTGAATGTTCTAGTTGCATACTTAATTCTAAACAGCAGCTCTCCGCAAATGAATGTTGCTCTGCAAGTTTATACTCATCACACTTTCTACAATGCCAATAATAGAGcttaatcagtagtaagtGAAGAAAGAAATATAATTGAAAACGAAATTAATTAGTGAATTAGCTCCTTCTATCTATAGTGAAAAAGAAACATTCCAACATTTTTACATACATGGAGCATTTATTACTCCTATTCTAATAAGTAATGTAAAGTTAAACTCTTATATGAACAGTATAActttactttataaaataatgctttATCTGTGGAATTTAACAAcccataaaattcataaaatcaTTTATCAAACTTAAAACGTAATTTGTTGCTCCAAAACATGTAAATTTATCAAAGTGTGTCACTTATTTGTTTCTTAAGATCATGCTGTTATTTCTAGAATATGGATTCTGAAGGATCCTTGGTGTGGTCTCCATAACTCTCAGTAAAAGCTCATCTAAATAATTCTCCAAGTCtttgttcttcttcttagctAACTCAGCATCTTTCTGAAGGTTGTAAATCATGACAATAAGATCTTCCCTGGTCTTGCCATCAAACTGCTGCAGTGTGGCCGGTGGGATGCTGTTGTATGCTTGGTTAGCACTCTCTTCTTCCACTATATTTTCTTCTCCTACAATAATCCTCTCCTCTATTGGGCCCTTTTTAGGTTTGTTGCTGAATTTCTTGAAAAACTTAGGGCTCGGTTTCTCCTTAAGTGAACTGGGACTGTCCAACTTCTTTCCTCTCTCAAGGCTCGATGACTTCTCTCTGTCAATGCCAGTCTGGCTGCCAGACTTGGGCTTGGAGTACAGTTTCTGGGACCATTCATCATCCCTGTCAATAGTTTTAGTCAACGGCTGCACGGGGCTGAATGTGTCCAGGCTGAGGCGCACAGGCTTCTGAGGGATGATTTTTTCAGAGCTGGAGTTGTTGCTGGCCAGCCTCCCGAGGATCACTCCCCCTCCCAGGTTCTCCAAGGAGGTGTTGACTGGCGATGGGGAGAATTTATGGCTCCTCGGCAGAGTGTGGATGTTGATGGAACTAGCGGAACTCTTGTGAGACAGATCATCAAAGGCaaactcatcatcatcttcactGATTACTCCAGGGTCTGCTTCACCTGAAATTCTCTTTGGAGTGGAATGGTCGGGAGTCGAGAATGCTGAGCCTTTTAAGTTACCAATGCTTCCACTGAGAGAAGATGAGTCACTTTTCTTATCTTTCTTGTTGAGATTTAGCTTTGAGCCAAGTTTATTGGCAAATTTCTTGATGCCCTTCCTTTGCTCGATGCTGCCAATGCTCATGAGACTGCCGCCAACATTCTGTGCCAAGCTGGACAAGGATGATTTGTGTTTGTCCTTTTTACTCAGATCTGTCAAACTGCCCTCTTTTACAGTAAATCCTATCTTTACTTCCAACTCACCTCTGTTTTTATCGTTTTCTTTCCCGGACTTGCCTTGCAGCGTGTACCAGCGGCTTCTGGGGCGGTCGTAAACTTCGAGGTCTTTTAACGGAATCGATACTTGACCTAATAAGTGGTCTTTGATCATGTCCTGGTCGTACACCTTGAGCGCGATCTCGGCGGTGTTCCCGCGCGCCGGGATGCGCAGCTCGCACTCCTCCAGCCACTCCACATTCTGAGTCGCTTTCTGTTTCACTGAAGTCTGGAATTTGTCTTTCCCGAGGGCGATGGTCACGAAACAATCATTGGTACCGTTTTTGCCTTTGATCAATAGCCCGCGGGCTCGTTGAACTGTAACTTGAACATGCGTTGGGTCCCACATCGCCATTACACGACACTGCACttgtttattatgaaatactgtttaatttcaacaaaaacaacaagaaattataaaatttaagccGTAGATGAGTTGTCTTttgtaaagtaggtactttttaatCTGTGTCACCTGTGTAAACTTCTTCGTCACACAACACAGTTATGTCATTTCGTTTTGTCTCTATCTAGCATATGATTAAACTCATAGGAGTAAGCGAGCGAGGTGATATTTGAAAGCTGTCAATTTGCAATAAATCTCGTTCAGAAATTCAGAAACCATATAAGATATTCTGAATTCTTATTCTGAGCATTTAGCtcttattaaactttttattgcacataaaacaataatacaaaggcgaacttaatgctagtagcattctctgCAAGTTGCCCTTCGGTGATGACGAGTAAGTGATTGATAGAGTATACTCATGAGCCTCATGATTCCGAAGAATCAGAATGCTctaatagtaggtacctatactaaaTGATATAGATGGCAGGCGGTTTGgaaataattaatgtttagGTAGGAAAATGTTTATTAGAATTTCGTACGAGCGATCGAATACATTGATCTGCAAACTGCAACAGGTACAAAAGCAAAACTAAAACACAGCGCATACTATAATCTCagcatttataatttatttgccTTATTAAATATCAACCTTATCATctaaacattataaattatactacAAATCCATATACACAAAGAGCCAGTCCAGCATCTCCCGCAGCCATCAGTAGGCGGCGACGTACTGCGGCTGGTTGTCGTCGGACTGGTCGTCGTCCTGGCCGGAGTCGTCGTCCGGCGAGTCCTCGCTGTCGCGCGCCAGCACCTGGCTCACGCACGCGCGGCTCATGTGCGTGTCCGGGTTCACGAGGATCTCGTAGTGTTTCACTGCTACTTCCTGGGAAGAAAGAATTTTGGTCATCAACGATCTATTTTTAAGTTAGACATTCTTAAATTACAGATGGCAacagttataaattattactgcACATTCAGAAAAACGACATAAAAGTTATCCTGGGCTGTCCACATCCAACTACCGGCTACGTGTCGAGGCGCCCCCAGAGAGaggtctatgtccagcagtagacaaTTTTAGGTGCTGTTCATGATAATGTCTCGGGAAAGGCCGTTTTACGCTGCGCTTCTACCAATGTGCATGTGTGTCATATTTCATATTCGCCGATAGCGATATTCAGACGTTTATTTTGGCAGGCCAGGAAAGATTGGCGTAAGCTCTGCTATTTTTCGAAGTACTTATTGCATCAGAAATGAGTTTATTGTGAATATTGTGATATCCCATATCTCACCTTCCCTTTATAAGGCACGTAGCAACAGCGGTGCGTGGGCTGCACCTTCCCGGGCAGCAGGTGGCCGGCGTGGCGCGCGCGGCCGATGAACAGCCGCTCCTCGTGATCCTCGGAGCGCCCGCCCACGATGGCACCGACGGGGATGATGTCGTCGGATGTAGGCTCCCACGAGCAGTTGTAGCCGCAGAGGACCTGTGGTGGAAGGTGGTTAGTGGGGTTGGGGTGTTCTAGGGGGTCCattaaaattggttcagcTGCAGAGTTCATGTCTTTTCGTATGAGTGCCATCTCATTTATTCATTAAGCTATTCCTCTACccaaaggttggctggaagagatcgcttttagtgataaagTTGCCTATTGAGTAATTTTcctttgtaatttttatttattttctgttctgtgaaattaataaagtacctagtattctattctatgggTATGGATTTTAACTTTGCTAACACGAAAAACTTTAAACTATGTTCAACTAgtttttaaaacgaaatttgacagattttgtaggcgtttgacagcgctaagcacctgttaaatactgtctaagtttttgttttgtgcTAAGGCCCTAgtttaataggtacctataaaagTGTAGTTTCTttatattgtaggtacctacctacctacttaattttattgtcatttatattttattgtatttatattatgatgaacattgtaattattatcttatatGGATGCtgcctgaaataaagaacattattaatatcctaactaatcctaactatcctaactaatattataaatgcgaaagtaactgtgtctgtctggttacgctttcacgccaaaactactgaacggatttgaatgaaatttggtatacatatggtctagaccctgcgaaagaacataggctactttttatcccggaattcccacgggaaaacttttgcaggcgaagcaaagcgcgcgggaacagctagtaatttataaattacccAATTATTCTCCAATATCCTCCTTACCTCAAACTCATACTTATTGACGGATTGCCCTCCCCATGGCACGTAGCCCACTCCTGTGGAGGGCACAAACTTGCCCGGAGTTGTGGAGCCCCTATGCCTGGACCTAATGATGTACAGGTTCTCCCCCTCATATCCTCCAATCAAGGCCCCATCTGGTAGCTGATTGTTCCACGGTATCCATTCCATAGACCCAGTAGTTATGGGTTTGTGCTCCATTATGGGTCTTGGTGGAGGTACTGAATGTAAAAAGAGTTGATTTAGTATGGATGAAATTTAAGACTATTTTACCTTGCAAAGTAAATGAACTTGATATttaaatgatttgtttatCAAATGTAGAACTTACTCTCAAATCTCCATTGTATTAAATTACGAAGCTTAAAGGAGAAGCAAGTGAAATACTTGATGTCCGGAATAACAGTGAGAAAGTTGATCAAAGACTCCCCGCTAGCATTAGACAGCTGGATCCGGTCTGTGAACCAGGTGATTAGAAATTTTCTGAATGAGTGTCGAGCTAGTAAACTTCTGTTTAACTTTTTTCTGGGTTGTTTCTCCACTTTAATCCAACAAAACTCATTTCCAATATAAATCTGAAATAGAACAaatcatacattttattctaGTATAGTTAATTTTCAGTAAGGCTTTGCTACACACATATTTGAACTGGGATTGTTAGTTCAGGGTCTGTTTAGAACCcttagtacctaataatactATAATAATTGTGATATGCATTTTGTACAGGACAGATTGAGTAAGTATTTCAGGTAAGAGTTATAttagggttccgctcatctggcataatctttattgaccaaaactcatttcgcataactcgtatggtctaaacttttttgaccgaaccatcactttgccaagacttatgtggcataaggctcgtttcgtctaaaactctttaggcacaatttttaaacacctaagtttcgtttgctcaaatttatgttcgtctatacctatgtataatcttgtttctcctaatgttatcttaataaataatatattaagtatgtagtaaatgtacaaattgtggtatttttctcctacatcccgaaaatcacgatattgtatgatcaaaaaatcgaaagttaacgaccaatataattattacaaaccccatgagatcgaaaccttaaaataggtgcgacgacgagcaaagcgaggaggagcgtgttaggtgcacatgttcatcaaaaccaaagcggagcgcagcgaagcggagcggagcgttttccaaacagcggaaacaatacaaggcaccagtttgcgctatgtagggagacgctccgtcaaagttaaagccaaacgaatattattactttgtataaacctatgccatagcattattaggctattcaagatttggccataccattattaggctaaacaatgttatgcgaaataactttttactaaacgagatttatgccatacgattttcggcgtaacgagactttgaccaaacgttactatgcaatacgagattaggcaaaaaaaacttatgccaaaaaaggtagaaccgttatattatttatttgtcaaGGAAAACTTGCAGAAAAAGTTGATGGAAAGATGTTATTTATACTTCAAGATGgcattcatcatcattaaataataataaaaaataaggaaACCCAAAGGAATAGTTGTGAGTAATTTTTCAGCCctattttttatgttcttTTCTGACATTTCTTCTGAATAAAGTTACCTCTATCTCACAGTTGCTGCTTGGCCGGGTGGCTAGTCCTATTGCTGCATTGTTTGATCCTTTGATTTCAATTACCAGTGTATTGCTTGTAACTTTATAAAACAAGCAATTTCTTTGAGAATATGTTGGAATTTCtgtaaacatatatttttaactcaTTAATAGTAAGAATAGTAGGTGCAGTAGGATTTTAAATGGTACTTAACTTAATACATCTTTTCTTTATGAACGATATAGTCGTAGTTTGATGCTACaaaagaaattattatttatttaaagcatTTCAATATATTGTGTAAATGACTCACCAATTAGATCACCCATTTCTCAATTTATAAAACGacgtaaatataaatatttttattctaaaaCGCTCGAAACGTAAAGCTTAATTTGTGTGCTATTTCagtttaaataagttattattaaattaatattttgtttagcGATGGCTATCGAAAACAAAACATCACAATCACATCCATAGACTAATATATCACATCAACATCAATGACAGTGACAGAATCATACAAGAACGACAGAACAGAAAGAAGACATAACACAGGGATTCGGTTTCGTGCGTGACTGGGGTACCCACGTGTTCCTAACAATCATCGCGATTTCGGACCTTTTTCTGTGCCAATTTACATAGTTAATAcctgttttttgttgttattgtgGTGGTGGTAACTGGTGAGTGTTGTGATTGTCAGTAAACCCTTTTTCCCTTTCCGAAATGGAGTTCCACTCAGATCGGCCTCCTGATCCCGACCCGCCAGATCTTTCGCCGGATATAATGCTGACGGATACTCCCCAGGAGACGCGAAAGCGCCCTAGGGATGATATACAACCCTCTCAACAAGGTAAGAGAGTGATAGTAAACCCGGACCTCGCGTCTGCAAGCATTCAGACCATTTATACGCACCCGAGTCTCGACGCCACTAAGGTGTACGATGACAGCGACCCTGGACCATTTATCGTACACGTTTCTCAGGATAGCTCTTCAGGAAGTCCAGCTTCTGGGACCCCGCTTAGGGCTATTAAGTTTGGACAATTCTTGTacaatcacaaagtgaatgaCATCACCAGAGATGGTGTCAAAATGACAGGTCGTAACCGTGTTACTGTGGAATTTAAGTCTGCAGGAGCGGCCAACGACTTTATCAACCACCCAGCTCTGTCCCCAAACAAGTTTAAGGCAGTTATCCCAACTTACCACATCACTCGTATGGGTGTTGCGAGAAGAGTCCCAGTGGATCTCTCCATGGATGAGTTTGTCGGTTCTTTGGACCTCCCACATGGATGCGGTATTGTTTTGAAAGCTCGCAGATTTAGTCGCAAAGTGATCAGCAATGGAAATGTTTCATATGTCCCTACTCAAAGCGTAGTAATCACTTTCAGGGGACAATTCCTCCCAGAAAAAATTTATTCTTTCCGTGCTGCTGTTGAAGTCGACAGATACACCTACCCAACTATCCAGTGCCATGCTTGCTGCAGGTTTGGCCATGTGAAGGCTAATTGCCGATCAAAGCCTTGCTGCTTCAAGTGTGCCCATCCACACTTGGGTGAGACTTGCGATGCAGACCCTCCCACTTGCATTTACTGCTCAGGAAGCCATGCTTCCACAGATAAGAACTGTCCAGAACAAGCTAGACAAAAATCCATAAAAGTCATTATGTCTCAGGACAGTATTTCGTTCGCTGAAGCCGATGCTCGACTTCCTAAAAGCAAAAAATCATTTGCTGAAGTAGCATCTTCACAACCTAATGGCCCATCTCCTAAAAAATCCTACAAAAAGACTGTTACCACTCAACGCAGGCCTAGGTCTCCTCTTTCTCCTGGCTATGACAGACTTGCCCATCAGGCCATTATCTCATCACCATCTTCCTCACTTCCTAATGGAAGTGC encodes:
- the LOC105391298 gene encoding protein KRTCAP2 homolog; the encoded protein is MAVNSATSFAISSILTLLIFSGMQMYKPLLVKSPVTIIFGGYLGSVMFMFFVTAIGNLEATLFGKSFQLKLPEILISMVISLVAAGMVHRICFTTCLIFSIVTIYYMNRLSQKEYAATAAVAAPVKGRRHK
- the LOC105391282 gene encoding rab11 family-interacting protein 2, with the translated sequence MAMWDPTHVQVTVQRARGLLIKGKNGTNDCFVTIALGKDKFQTSVKQKATQNVEWLEECELRIPARGNTAEIALKVYDQDMIKDHLLGQVSIPLKDLEVYDRPRSRWYTLQGKSGKENDKNRGELEVKIGFTVKEGSLTDLSKKDKHKSSLSSLAQNVGGSLMSIGSIEQRKGIKKFANKLGSKLNLNKKDKKSDSSSLSGSIGNLKGSAFSTPDHSTPKRISGEADPGVISEDDDEFAFDDLSHKSSASSINIHTLPRSHKFSPSPVNTSLENLGGGVILGRLASNNSSSEKIIPQKPVRLSLDTFSPVQPLTKTIDRDDEWSQKLYSKPKSGSQTGIDREKSSSLERGKKLDSPSSLKEKPSPKFFKKFSNKPKKGPIEERIIVGEENIVEEESANQAYNSIPPATLQQFDGKTREDLIVMIYNLQKDAELAKKKNKDLENYLDELLLRVMETTPRILQNPYSRNNSMILRNK
- the LOC105391281 gene encoding uncharacterized protein LOC105391281: MGDLIEIPTYSQRNCLFYKVTSNTLVIEIKGSNNAAIGLATRPSSNCEIEIYIGNEFCWIKVEKQPRKKLNRSLLARHSFRKFLITWFTDRIQLSNASGESLINFLTVIPDIKYFTCFSFKLRNLIQWRFEIPPPRPIMEHKPITTGSMEWIPWNNQLPDGALIGGYEGENLYIIRSRHRGSTTPGKFVPSTGVGYVPWGGQSVNKYEFEVLCGYNCSWEPTSDDIIPVGAIVGGRSEDHEERLFIGRARHAGHLLPGKVQPTHRCCYVPYKGKEVAVKHYEILVNPDTHMSRACVSQVLARDSEDSPDDDSGQDDDQSDDNQPQYVAAY